ccCCGGgcttacatgggttttctctgggtactccggtttcctcttaCAACACAAAAACTTGCAAATTATGctatttgaacactctaaattccccctaggttTAAGTATGAGCGTGAGTGctgtctttttgtgccctgcgattggctggataccgattcagggtgttcccgcCTGGgccccatagttagctgggataggttccagcacctcTGCGAACCTTGTTAGGATTGTTTAGAAtttgaattaatgaattaattttcaGTTATTATCAACCAGTGGATCTTAGAGCCCTTTGTCCATTTGTGATGTTTATTGgtgttttacacatttttctgCATGAATTATGTTCGTGTCGTCAAAAAGGTTgcggccatgtttttttgttaatatacaCTTATTACTTTGATGCGTATTTTTATAACCTTATATTCTTATCACTAATTTGCGTCATATATAAAAtagtatttcattcatttttgtgctttattattttatgcatttgTTTAGTTAATTAGCAATTATATGAATGCCAAAACCTAACTAAAGGTTCAATAAATCATGTGATCACGTGAAGAAATCATTCTATAACGTGAATTTTTATTGGTCAGTGAATAGTTTTATTCCCCAAAACATTACTTTTaattctatatctctatattcaATTCTGGTAaatttgagttttatttttttcttacatttctcTTGCTGTTTGCaatcctttttattttccttttttgttttgtttttacacacaAACTTGTTCTCCCTCCATGTTTTCCCACCGTTGAAGTAGAATTCCAAGATGGTAAGTTTGTGATAGTGTGTGCCCCTTTGCATTATCTTGCCTGATTGCCACAAATTCAGCAATTTCTTGgctgatttgtttttaacatgccCATCAAAGCTGTCGTTTGACCTTGTGGATGAAATGCTCAAAGATGGtctgaaattgtattttaaataaattattctGAAACATAGAGCTGACTCATAAAATCCATTCTGTAATATTGTGAATGTGCAATTTGAACAATAATActgattaatattaaaaaggagACTAAAATggtgtgctttttaaaaattaccaaATGTTTGATAACAAACTTTTAGAATATTAAAGTGTGTATTAATTACTAATAAGCTACATTTACAAATATAACAGTTAAGTCATTTACCTCGGTGATTCTTTTGTGTTACCACTAAAAGGCGTTGTACAACATTTTAACAAACCCTGACTAAAATAGCTTTGCAGTTTGACATACTGAATCATTTTGACATTGTGGAGCCAAATTTGGATTCTTGGTGTTTTGTCAGTTCAGGGGAATATAAGTGACGTGTCACACCGGCAGAGAGAATTGGAATTCCAGTGTGAACATTGGAAAAGCATAATCAGAAGGTTATAACAAAGAGATTTGAAAGGCCATACATAGAGGCTGTTTCAATAGTTAAATTGGTCAAACCCCTTTTGGGAAATTTGCCAATCAGCTCATTTTAAGACACACTGCAAGTTGTGAAAAAAGTACTGACATATTGAATAAATAGAGATGAAAAAGTTTACACTTTTAAATTACAGGTGTAACGAAATGCTCCTTTAAAATTGTAGCATACCATATTTTTGACACTAATCCATCCAACAAAGTGACACGAAGTGCTTAATAATGGAAGTAGTTCTTAATTGGTCTTCTATTCTCAGCAAGTGTTGGCCCACTAAAAATCTTCTAAGACAAAATGTCACACTCAGAATGAGCTGTAATTTTTTGCACTCTGCTAGCATGCATTCCATGGGCTTTCTATTTTGTTGCTGCCATGTCACCGTTCCTTCACACTGTCAAATGTATTAGCTAGAAAAGAACTCGAAAGCTAGCCATTAGCGGTGTGTATTCTCTCATATCTGGAGATGCGATTCGGATCCTGATTCGCATGTCACaacttaatttgttttaatcccAATAATTGTCTCTAAGTGAAGTATTGGAAGTATTTTTGTATGTCACTCAAGAAATTAATCGgacataaaagtacatttacatCAATTTATTTCTGAATCCTCATTCAGGACTAAAGTCAACAAGTGCATACTGTAacattttgagtatttttttaaaggcccaACCTAAATGTGAAAAAGAATCTTAAAAGGatttataaaacaatattttttccccctaaatttGCATTAATTAGCCTGATCATTCCAGGTATAGTAACCACTACCTggtcaaaagacaaaaaaaataactatgttAGAGCTGTGCAACATAAATTAGGTACAACAATTCTGAGTGTagaacaatgtttttgttttcggCATTTAAACTAATGACATGATCATCAATTAAGTTTGTCACAATCGGAATTGCTGGAGACCCGATTCATTGGTTTGGATGGAATGACTATGAAACGGTAAAAGAAAGATATTTCAGTGCGTTCTCTACATAGTgcagtcattttaatttttgttatgaTACACTTTTTGCTGTATCTTTTTAACTCTCCCAGGAAAAGTTTCAAGCCATTCTAGGTTTCTCCTGAAATTGTACTTGAGGTTCAACCTCCATACATATTTGTGAAATATCTTGAGTTTTCATTTCAGTTCCCACATCAAATTTCTAAACATGATGCTAGACCCCTCCATGCACTCTccacatgtatattttttatttacttgttgGCTGATGGTAACGGCGATAGACATCCCGGACGCAAAGCATCGAATGATGGCCATCTGGTCTCgcagttcaaattgattggatgtctgtcGCCATCAATGATGGGTGGGTTGTGGCAGTCACCAAAGCCACATTAACAAAGGCTCGGCGCATATTATTTGTCATCAGCTTTGATTTCTCCTGAAGGAATGGTTCGACTTGTGTTGCACAGTTGATAAAAAGCGGATTAGTTGTGCATGCAGAGGACTGGTGCATGCTGGGTAATTTAGTTATTGCGTTTTTGGGCAATACTCACAGCTTGTGTGATTGATCCAAAATGAATTTAAGATATTAAATTTAGGACTTCCACCGTGCCGCTTTTTCAGGATCTGATGGTAGGGGACGAGGCCAGTGAATTGCGCTCCATGCTGGAGGTCAACTATCCCATGGAAAACGGCATTGTGCGAAACTGGGACGACATGAAGCACCTGTGGGACTACACCTTCGGGCCGGAAAAGCTCAACATCGACTCACGCAACTGCAAGATCCTGCTTACTGAGCCCCCCATGAATCCCACTAAGAACCGTGAGAAGATCATAGAGGTAGATACATCggtatctaactactgtttttAGAAGTTTATAATTTTACATGTCTTGTCTTTGTCTTGCGCTCTCCACAGGTAATGTTTGAGACGTATCAGTTTTCAGGCGTCTACATAGCTATTCAAGCCGTGCTGACACTCTACGCTCAAGGTAAGGATCTAGATCTCAGGGTTAGATAACATTTAAAGAGTGCTGCTTAAGGTACTTTTGAGAAGaaactcaatgtttttttataccaATGCTCACCAGGGTTCTGTAACTCCTTAAAGCAGCGCTCGGCAAACCGGGGTCAAGGGTCgctatgggtgcaggttttttttttccccaaccaaTCCAATACAAAAGTTTAACCAACGGGGGATGTGCTGAAGCAAGAACGCATGAGTGGAATGAAAAATCAATGcgcgtggtatttctgagatgctGTAGGAGTCAAAAGCATGTTATGAGGGTCAATCTCATAAGGatgatatgtatatatttgtacctgtgtgtatatatataccgtatttccacgactatgtggcgcatcgcatttaaagccgcagtgtcagtaacgagtgctatttctgtatgacacacacaaaggatgcaCCGTTTTTAAAGAcgcaggcatggcaaaacatacaccagcttaatgtgaccggacatttcgtggacggacaattcgtcgccggacTCGCGaacgattgtttttaaaataaaaggcaataaataataataatcggacttaggctttgtcatcatctttgactcgacaaaagcctaattgtcatcacacccagctgcgtatgacgaaattgctagtgcttctccataaggtgcggtTCTCGGCAAAAGctccaaataagtgataatttcagactagTAATTTGGCATTCGCCGTGATGGATACAGCGGATCACTTGCCTCTCACTgtttctcacttaccttcagtcagccagtaggggGCAGATCActgcccaacgtcttttcatgttacctcaccccgaagttattacacagaagggattgtgtgttgtgtttcCGCAAGTTTAGAGGAAGTGGGAAAAAAAcggtccttaagcctatttgtccgaaACCTTTAgggtctgccagagggcagcagctggaacaggtgactagggtggtatgggtcccagacaatgttcctggctctgctgaggtaacgagggctagCAATGTCtttcagtgagggcagagagcggccgatgatcttctgggcactGTTAATCACTCtgcatgcctttttttgtctgctgccgtgcttccagcgtaccacactgtaatgccgctatccggacgtttggtccttggacgtttggtccccggacgtttggtccccggacgtttggtccccggacgtttggtccccggacgtttggtccccggacgtccTGTCAAGTTGGTGTACAgttgtatgtgtacaaggagtaggACTTGGTACACAGTcctgaggggagccagtgctcagtgtaatggaggaagagcgGTGAAGAGAagtaacagtttgtggtcggttggttacgaagttctttatccagcagcagatggaagaggtgggagagtttgtcagtcagaatgtccggtattatagtgttgaatgaaggctgagctattgtcaatgaaaagcatcctcacataattcccatggtgctaCAGGTGgatcagtgctgtgtgtagagcaatggcgatagcatcctcagtggacccgTTTGCTCTATGAGCAAAATGgcgagggtcaactgagggagagATTGTAGTCCTCGTATGGTGagtgaccaacttttcaaaacacttcatgatcacaggtgtgagtgcaacaggtctatagtcattcaggctgtcaatggttgtctttttgggaacagggataatggtggcagatttcaggcttgatggaatgatggatggttgcaagcatcctcacataattcccatggtgctaCAGGTGgatcagtgctgtgtgtagagcaatggcgatagcatcctcagtggacccgTTTGCTCTATGAGCAAAATGgcgagggtcaactgagggagagATTGTAGTCCTCGTATGGTGagtgaccaacttttcaaaacacttcatgatcacaggtgtgagtgcaacaggtctatagtcattcaggctgtcaatggttgtctttttgggaacagggataatggtggcagatttcaggcttgatggaatgatggatggttgcagggaacaattgaatatttttgtgaaaactccAACCAGCTGGGTAGCACAGGCTTTAGGCACCTTCCCAGATACTCCgtcagcagccttcctggtgttcacagactgcattaccagtctcacttcatgttcctgaaacttcagtgtattgctgcagggtggtggtggtgttgagactgggtctgatttgtcagtctcaaagcgggcaaagaaacggttcagttcctcagctagtgaggcatctgcgttaacagacatattattgtcattgtaattggtaatacgtcgtattccctgccacatctctctcagctctgctctggcagtgctgtattgtaccttgtcccctgacctgaaggctgTGTTACGGCGtgtgatgagtgcctgtgtctgcTTGGTCATCCAgcgtttttggttaggaaaagcctaaagtacagtgtccgtgtagtcttggaggttgtggtgttcgaAAAGTTTCCAGTTGGTGCagaaaaaacagtcctgcagctgagaaagggcgtcctcgggccaagtttttattaattttatttgtggccttgttagcctccggagtggagtgtatGCCGGGTGAGAGATGGGTAGAGATGATCTGATCTTgccaggtgagggagggaagtAGCTTTAtgagcatgtttgatattagaataaacatggtctagagttctgtctcctctggtgtgacacttcacgtactgaATAAGTTAGCATCCGGTGGAATATAGATTGCCATTACTATGATAACCCTTAGCTCTCTAGGTAAATAGAAGGGCCCGCACCGTATCGCCAATAGTTCAAATCCGGGGAGctgtgagtgttaatgatcctactgtcgcgacaccattcattgtgtatgaaCACGCGAAGTCCCCCTCCTTTGCTTTTGCCTATTAATTCTTTTGAACGATCGTTTTTACTAAGTGTTCGGCTAGCTAGCGTCGGGGATTTGCGGGTCtagccacgtttccgtgatTCGGCTAATGTAGTCcctaacaaagctgttggtagcaatctgAAGTTACAACtaatccattttgtgggtgatggatctggcgttGGTAAAAAAGATACCCGGTGTGGTTGCTGCCTTAGCTTAACAGCTAGGCCTGCCCGGCATCCgtgcttttgctttctttccctttgcCGCCTCTGACGTCTGATTGGGCtgactatccacggagatcccgtagatgtcctcggggatattgtaggtccgttggtagactgttgtgatggatatatcgcaGCTCCTttcgagagtaattaaatcctggcgactaGAAAAAGTTCGCCTCGCAAATGTTAGTAAATAACGAACGACACCAAACTGGCGAGCATACACCAAACTGGCGAGCATATAGCCACTGCACCCGTGCGTGCCGCCATCTTGATTGTTTCAatttatcaatttatttatttaaaattattttattaacatttttattgaaaagaaGACATGGGAAATTCTTCATTCTTGGTCGTCTGCTTTTGTTGTGCTTGGTATTCCCATAGGTATTCTGTACACGGACTAGATTTATAATGCTCATTGTGAGGCAACCGAGTTAGACGTTGTCgcttgtcggccattttaagAACAGGCCCATTCGGTATCCTAATAGTCAATAGAATGTGTTTTTTGAAAGGACAATACATTGCTTCATTTAAAATCAAACGCATCCGTCTACATCAAAGTCAGAGATGCAGTATTTTTGGAATACTTCATAACTATCGGCATCCAGTCAGAATCATAGCAACATCAATTCACGACCAAACCAAACTGTTGATAGTAATTTTGTGGAGTCACTCAGTGCCCCTGAGAACTTGTCTGTTGCTAGGTATTTCCCTATTTGTTATGAAGAATCAACGTGACATCTGAGTTATGTCACGTTGATTCTGTCAAGcgagtttttgctgttttattttctataataGAGTATGTGAATTTACTAGTGGTTaaggtgtgtttttctttttttaattagacaATTGAAAAATGGTTAACTATTAGACCGGCAGCACATCGAGCCATTTTTAATGGGCAACTGTTTTTGTACAGGCCTTCTGACCGGCGTGGTGGTGGACTCCGGCGATGGCGTGACACACATCTGTCCTGTGTATGAAGGATTTAGCTTGCCCCACCTGACCAGACGTCTGGACATCGCCGGGCGGGACATCACCCGCTACCTCATTAAGGTGTCattctttttatcatttttttatcgtATTAGCCTTCACACTTAAAACCCCCAGATTTAGAACCTCCCAATGTTTCTGTGTTTCCTCTCACACTGATTGTCATCCTTGAAGTTACTGCTGCTGCGAGGCTATGCCTTCAACCACTCAGCGGACTTTGAGACTGTGCGCATGATGAAGGAGAAGCTGTGCTATGTTGGTTACAACATTGAGCAAGAGCAGAAGCTGGCGCTGGAGACCACTGTGTTGGTAGAGTCTTATACGGTAAGAAGTGGTGTGTCACTGGTTGGTTTGTAAATTCAGCTTCACGTTATATGCATTTAAGATAAAAATTGTCATGACGAGCACAAGTCAAGTGTTGACGCTGTTATCTAGCCCACCCCTTCCACAATATAAGTCAGTCGGTTCTCCAATGTAGCAAGGACCAATACCAAAATACAGCTCATGTGCACACTGCGGTGACATTATTTGTACATACATTCATCATCCATACAGGCATCGCAAGAGTTTCAGTgattgctggagcttatcctagctgacttggGTGAAAAGCAGACTAAGCCTTAGACAAGTGTTTGCCAACCaaaaagtcatacattgtaatattacgagattaaaattgaaatatttcaagaataaattttaaataagaaacattacatacttcggtttcctcccacattccataaacgtgcattgtaggctgattggacactttaaattatccctaggtatgtgtgtaggtgagcatggttgtccgtgtccttgggtcctgcgatcggctggccaccaattaagggtgtttcccgcctctagcccgaagtcagctgggataggctccagcaccccctgagaccCTACTGAGCATAAACTGGTTCAGAAATGAGACAAGCATGGCATCGTAGATTGGGCTatgacaagattcaaattgtgatatGATgtccgcagacatcaacttttggcgactGGGTCGGTGTGAAAAATCGGATTTTGGAATAATGTTGGGGCTATATTTGATTCCTGATGAGAACTCTTATAGATATCTTTACGCGATGGAGATGTGGGGTGAAAGACGGGGCGATGCTGTTCTCACAAACGGCCTCTTGCTTTTTCGCACAATCGGACGACCGCATCAGTAATCATCTATgattgtatctcaaatttgtttaaTCGCTCTAATTTCTcttatgttgggacactcgtatgtcaaggtattactgtatctcTTTATAAAATTTATTACCTAAATAATTGATCATATTTTATTGATGAGTACAGAAATTTAATAATCACTATAACAAGTCTTGATTATAGTTTTCACGGTACATTGTCCTGAGGGTGCATTGATTATCAAGAGTTGTTGACTGATTTAATCAATTAGTTGTTGATTGTCGTAGCACAGATGTTTTTCAATGTTAATGTTTGACTGCATGTGTGGTTGAATGTGATAgcttcattttgtcttttggtaCAAGTGCTTTCTCTAGagcaggcatgggcaaactacggcccgcgtggtgttttaattcggcccgccgacgttgtccaaatgttttttttatttttattattgattttcccaagatggcgccgccacacggaagccattggcagtagctgtgtccactcttatttgtttttcgtgttataCAGTCCCtctatccttttttaaattacattttaatatttcttaattcattcctttttactttactttgtactttacactttttactttaatgatgagtgatgagtatgttaatacttaagtctttttttctgcttgtttcatatgtactgttaacggttgcagttttttatatgtatcgtgtCTTGTGCTGAACCGacctatctgtcaaatttttaaagtcaatgtggccccctgcccgaaaagtttgcccatccctgatcTAGCGTGTGTGATTTAAAAGGGCGCTTTTTCTTGCCGTGTTCATGGCTTTATAAAGTGTCCATCAATCTCATTTGATCTCTATAAACATCAACttcagttttgttttgaaattaattaattaattttgttgtgaaattaattCCTCATAAGTCAAGATTCTTTAATAGTCAAATGAGAGTAGAtaggttttttttacacttgtaTGGTATTTAAGATTAGGAATACTTGAGCTGTTCATGTTCAGCATCTTTTCGCTGTTTGaataagacccccccccccttttttcacgTGTCTACAGCTGCCAGATGGCCGCGTGATCAAGGTGGGCGGCGAGCGTTTCGAGGCGCCAGAGGCTCTATTCCAGCCGCACCTCATCAATGTGGAGGGTGTGGGTGTGGCTGAGCTGCTCTTTAAC
The nucleotide sequence above comes from Stigmatopora nigra isolate UIUO_SnigA chromosome 12, RoL_Snig_1.1, whole genome shotgun sequence. Encoded proteins:
- the actr2b gene encoding actin-related protein 2-B, producing MDSQGRKVVVCDNGTGFVKCGYAGSNFPEHIFPALVGRPIIRSTAKVGNIEIKDLMVGDEASELRSMLEVNYPMENGIVRNWDDMKHLWDYTFGPEKLNIDSRNCKILLTEPPMNPTKNREKIIEVMFETYQFSGVYIAIQAVLTLYAQGLLTGVVVDSGDGVTHICPVYEGFSLPHLTRRLDIAGRDITRYLIKLLLLRGYAFNHSADFETVRMMKEKLCYVGYNIEQEQKLALETTVLVESYTLPDGRVIKVGGERFEAPEALFQPHLINVEGVGVAELLFNTIQAADIDTRPEFYKHIVLSGGSTMYPGLPSRLERELKQLYLERVLKGDVDKLSKFKIRIEDPPRRKHMVFLGGAVLADIMKDKDNFWLTRDEYQEKGVRVLQKLGVTVR